From one Phoenix dactylifera cultivar Barhee BC4 unplaced genomic scaffold, palm_55x_up_171113_PBpolish2nd_filt_p 000283F, whole genome shotgun sequence genomic stretch:
- the LOC103698991 gene encoding bifunctional levopimaradiene synthase, chloroplastic-like has translation MHSEHIPSYEEYMRCTVVSIGARVVTWTSAFLLGEKFTDEMLSHLGPDSRFMYLISVVARLANDVATFQKEVREGKLATAVGCYMRDHPGCTQEEATAGVVNLIESAEEELEWALFRSRAVAPEFCSHAVVNGARNSRFLYKRMDGLTSIDEEIMKLFQDFAFNPLV, from the coding sequence ATGCATAGCGAACACATACCGAGCTACGAAGAATACATGCGATGCACCGTCGTCTCTATCGGAGCTAGAGTAGTAACATGGACATCTGCATTCTTGCTGGGAGAAAAGTTCACGGATGAGATGCTCAGCCACCTGGGTCCAGACTCACGCTTCATGTACCTCATTTCCGTCGTAGCCCGGCTTGCCAACGACGTCGCCACCTTCCAAAAGGAGGTCCGGGAGGGAAAGTTGGCCACGGCGGTTGGCTGCTACATGAGGGACCACCCAGGTTGCACCCAGGAGGAAGCAACGGCGGGTGTCGTCAATTTGATCGAGTCGGCCGAGGAGGAGCTGGAGTGGGCGCTCTTTCGATCGAGGGCGGTAGCGCCGGAATTCTGCAGCCATGCGGTCGTGAATGGTGCTCGGAATTCGCGCTTTCTTTATAAAAGGATGGATGGCCTTACGAGTATTGACGAAGAAATCATGAAGCTCTTCCAAGATTTTGCATTCAACCCACTTGTATGA